Proteins encoded by one window of Cylindrospermum stagnale PCC 7417:
- a CDS encoding GmrSD restriction endonuclease domain-containing protein — protein MQNNLSINGVPVQSVYSDYKEGKYIVNRRYQRKLIWTLTQKQNFIDSLLNQYPVPLFLGVSVEDSIKGTCFEILDGMQRLEAITSFIEGNFSIREKFFDLAVVAETNRLLNEGKLTQKKPKLEFEECKKILNYRLPVSTYAYTSNKNIDETFRRINTGGVRLSRQEVRQAGSISEFSQLVRKCAEYIRKDDAHKDIVELDKMRLISLTNKDLDYGIKIEDTFWAKNRILTTGNILESRDEELISHILLYIILRNYAQTTSVFLDRVYSENTKDYIKCISALEKVGFEKIYKQFCFVYDELCNTINQFDGSFANHIYNNNKFTQVQNAYQVIFLAFFKLLLDKNRKIQHYHNLAKLMKGVATQCMGKLESNSKWKLEDRIQMINAVCGVIENQFIPREGADPTLVSWVENLENILNQSSTENICYDFKIGLHSLEGDTSFNKKLVSKIVKTLTAMANSHAGENYIILGVADKEDDAKKHEEKYGIAARQYSSFYITGIGSEAEEYHKDIDAYQQKLQQTLDKEPIDEETKRLIQRNVFFSKYHDKDFVVMKIIRGEQPIAYNGEIFVRKIANTDPSPIDKKDIYKFYIEFSEQSKRYPYN, from the coding sequence GTGCAAAATAATCTCAGTATTAACGGCGTACCTGTACAAAGCGTATATAGCGACTATAAGGAAGGAAAATACATTGTCAATAGACGATACCAAAGGAAGCTTATTTGGACTTTAACTCAAAAACAGAATTTTATTGATTCACTTTTAAATCAGTATCCAGTACCTCTGTTTCTTGGGGTTAGTGTTGAAGACTCTATAAAAGGAACCTGCTTTGAAATATTAGACGGTATGCAAAGATTAGAAGCAATAACATCTTTTATAGAAGGTAATTTTTCTATTCGAGAAAAGTTTTTTGATTTAGCTGTTGTTGCAGAGACCAATCGTTTATTAAATGAAGGTAAATTGACACAGAAAAAACCAAAGCTAGAGTTTGAAGAATGCAAGAAAATATTGAATTATAGGCTACCTGTATCTACATATGCATATACATCAAATAAAAATATTGATGAGACATTTAGGCGCATAAATACAGGTGGAGTAAGGCTTTCAAGGCAAGAAGTACGGCAAGCAGGTTCAATATCTGAATTCTCTCAACTTGTAAGAAAGTGTGCAGAATACATTCGGAAAGATGATGCCCATAAAGATATAGTTGAGTTAGATAAAATGCGATTAATTAGCCTGACTAACAAGGATTTAGACTATGGGATAAAGATAGAAGATACTTTTTGGGCTAAAAACCGGATTTTAACTACTGGTAATATTTTAGAATCAAGGGATGAAGAACTTATATCTCATATTCTTCTTTATATTATTTTGAGAAATTATGCTCAGACAACATCAGTTTTTTTGGATAGAGTTTATTCAGAAAATACGAAGGATTATATCAAATGCATTTCTGCTCTAGAAAAAGTTGGTTTTGAGAAAATATATAAGCAATTTTGCTTTGTCTATGACGAATTGTGTAACACAATTAATCAATTTGATGGCAGTTTCGCCAACCATATTTACAATAATAACAAATTCACACAAGTTCAAAACGCCTATCAAGTTATCTTCCTTGCTTTTTTTAAGCTTTTATTAGATAAAAATAGAAAAATACAGCACTACCATAATTTAGCCAAGTTAATGAAAGGAGTTGCAACTCAATGTATGGGTAAACTTGAATCAAATAGCAAATGGAAATTGGAAGATAGAATTCAGATGATTAATGCTGTTTGTGGAGTTATAGAAAATCAGTTTATACCGCGTGAAGGGGCAGATCCCACGCTTGTATCTTGGGTTGAAAATCTTGAGAATATTTTAAATCAATCGAGCACTGAAAATATTTGCTACGATTTTAAAATCGGACTTCATTCACTTGAAGGAGATACTAGTTTTAATAAAAAACTAGTTTCTAAAATTGTCAAAACTCTTACAGCTATGGCTAATTCACATGCTGGTGAGAATTATATAATTTTGGGAGTTGCCGATAAGGAAGATGATGCTAAAAAACATGAGGAAAAATATGGCATCGCTGCTAGACAATACAGTAGTTTCTACATTACTGGAATTGGTAGTGAAGCTGAGGAGTACCATAAAGATATTGATGCCTATCAGCAAAAACTTCAACAGACATTAGATAAAGAACCAATAGATGAAGAAACAAAAAGACTTATCCAGCGCAATGTATTTTTTTCAAAATACCATGATAAAGATTTTGTTGTCATGAAAATTATACGTGGAGAACAACCCATCGCATATAATGGAGAAATTTTTGTTAGAAAGATAGCAAATACAGATCCCTCACCAATTGATAAAAAAGACATATATAAGTTCTATATAGAATTCTCAGAACAATCGAAAAGATATCCTTACAACTAA
- a CDS encoding Coenzyme F420 hydrogenase/dehydrogenase, beta subunit C-terminal domain gives MTSIDSNKHKKAKALKPTSRRPAKELCSECGLCDTYYIHYVKEACAFINQQIGELETQTHNRPRNLEDENEVYFGVHQDMMAARKQEPIEGAQWTGIVSSIAIEMLNRGLVEGVVCVQNTKEDRFQPMPIIARTPEEILAARVNKPTLSPNLSVLEQIEKSGMKRLLVIGVGCQIQALRAVEKQLGLEKLYVLGTPCVDNVTRAGLQKFLDTTSRSPDTVVSYEFMQDFRVHFKHEDGSTETVPFFGLKTNQLKDVFAPSCMSCFDYVNSLADLVVGYMGAPFRWQWIVVRNDTGKEMLDLVQDQLDTQPVMSQGNRKEAVQQSIPAYDKGVTLPMWAAKLMGVVIERIGPKGLEYARFSIDSHFTRNYLYVKRNHPEKLEAHVPEFAKRIVGQYKLPD, from the coding sequence ATGACTTCCATAGACTCCAACAAACATAAAAAAGCCAAAGCCTTAAAACCCACAAGCCGCCGTCCAGCCAAAGAACTCTGTAGCGAGTGCGGACTGTGCGATACATATTATATCCACTATGTCAAGGAAGCCTGCGCCTTTATAAATCAGCAAATCGGCGAACTAGAAACCCAAACCCACAACCGCCCCCGCAACCTCGAAGACGAAAATGAAGTATACTTTGGTGTTCATCAAGACATGATGGCGGCGCGGAAACAAGAACCCATCGAAGGCGCACAATGGACAGGTATTGTTAGCAGCATTGCCATTGAAATGCTAAATCGTGGCTTAGTTGAAGGTGTCGTCTGCGTGCAAAACACCAAAGAAGACCGCTTTCAACCCATGCCAATTATCGCCCGTACCCCCGAAGAAATACTAGCAGCACGAGTAAATAAACCCACCCTTTCCCCCAACCTTTCCGTATTAGAACAGATAGAAAAATCGGGAATGAAGCGGTTATTAGTCATTGGTGTCGGTTGCCAAATCCAAGCATTACGCGCTGTAGAAAAACAACTTGGTTTAGAAAAGCTGTATGTTTTAGGTACGCCCTGCGTAGATAACGTTACCCGCGCCGGACTGCAAAAATTCTTAGACACCACCAGCCGATCGCCTGACACAGTGGTAAGTTATGAGTTCATGCAAGACTTTCGGGTGCATTTCAAGCATGAAGACGGCTCAACCGAAACTGTACCCTTCTTCGGCTTGAAAACCAACCAACTCAAAGACGTTTTCGCCCCCTCCTGCATGAGTTGCTTTGATTACGTCAACTCCTTAGCAGATTTAGTTGTTGGCTACATGGGCGCACCCTTCCGCTGGCAATGGATTGTAGTTAGAAATGATACAGGCAAAGAAATGCTGGACTTGGTGCAAGACCAATTAGACACCCAGCCGGTGATGTCCCAAGGGAACCGCAAAGAAGCTGTACAGCAAAGTATTCCTGCTTATGATAAAGGTGTTACCTTGCCAATGTGGGCAGCAAAACTCATGGGTGTAGTGATTGAGAGAATCGGCCCTAAAGGTTTAGAATATGCGCGGTTTTCCATCGATTCCCACTTCACACGGAATTACTTGTATGTGAAGCGGAATCATCCAGAGAAATTAGAGGCGCACGTTCCGGAGTTTGCTAAACGGATCGTTGGGCAGTATAAGTTACCGG
- a CDS encoding type II toxin-antitoxin system HicB family antitoxin, whose amino-acid sequence MFVGVYGSHNNSFYADGAFITIPLQVIQLTIEIEQEEDGRFIAEVIDFPGVLAYGNTRQEAVARV is encoded by the coding sequence ATGTTTGTTGGAGTCTATGGAAGTCATAATAATTCGTTTTATGCTGACGGCGCTTTTATAACAATACCTTTACAGGTTATACAGTTAACCATAGAGATTGAACAAGAAGAGGATGGGCGGTTTATTGCTGAGGTGATTGATTTTCCTGGTGTGTTGGCTTATGGAAACACAAGACAAGAAGCTGTGGCTAGGGTTTAA